The nucleotide window TGGCGGTGGTGGGCGACGAGCGCGGCGGCCCCTTTCCGGCGCTGGCGCGGTCACTGGGGGTGGAGGAGCGCGTGCGCTTCCTCGGCCACCGGCGCGACGTGGCGGACCTGATGCGGGCGGCCGACCTGTTCGTCTTCCCGACCCGCTACGAGCCCTTCGGTCTGGTCCTGCTGGAGGCGGCGGCGAGCGGCCTGCCGGTCGTCACCACGCGGCTTGCCGGCGCCAGCTGGCTGCTGGAGGACGGGGCGGCCGTGGTGCTGGACGACCCGGATTCGCATGACGCGCTGGTGGAGGCGATGCGCCGTCTGGCCGCCGACCCCGGCGAGCGCCGCCGCATGGGGGTGGCCGGCCGCCGCATCGCCGAACGCCACGACTGGCCGGTGACGGCGGCGCATTATGCGGATCTGCTGGAGGCGCCGGGGCTGCGCGCCGGTAGTGCGGGGGTGAGCGGGCCGCTGGTCAGGTCGCCGTCGTGAGGGGAGGTCGCCTCACCTGACTTCCAGCCGCAGGTCGACCGTCACGCTGTCGCTGCCGGCTGGCGCGTCCGTCACGGCGATGCCCACCGGTGCGGCGGAGCCGGGGGCCGGCTCGACCCGATGGGGCATGGTGCCGGCGGGGCGCAGGACGGCTCCCATGCGGATGGCGCCGCGGGTCTTGCCGACCGGGGCGGTGCCGGCGGTGGCGACGGGCACGACGCCTCCGGCGGATGCGGCGGTGAGGGCGACGCCGTCGGCCGGGCGGTCAGGCTCCAGCCGGCGGACGCGGTCGTAGTCGCGCTGCACCAGATTGCCGGCATCGACGCCGCCGGCGCCGACCTTGCGGAACTCGCCGGAACAGTCCAGCGCCTGGAACCGGTTGGCGTGGCAGGTGCCGGAGACCGACAGGGCCGGGGCGAGCCCGTCGCGGCCGAGGCGGATCAGGCGGTCGGCATCGTCGAACCGGTTGCCGACGGCGCTTGCGGCGACGACGGCGGCGGTCTGGATATCGGCGGCGCGGTCGTTGGTGCCGTCGCCGAAGCTGGCGGTGCCGCCGGTGAACTGGTTGCGTTCCAGCGAGCGCACGACGATCAGGCCGGTCGCCGGCTGTTTCGGCAGCCGGTAACGGGGCAGGAGAGAGCCGCTGCAGCCGATCAGGCTGTTGCCGTACATCTCCGCCGCCGGGCCATGGATCCAGCCGTTGCCGCAGGCCTCGAAGGCGCAGTCCAGGAACTTGTTGTTCGACAGGAAGGTGCGCTTGGGCGGGCCGTCCTCCGCCAGGATGCCGTAGGGCGAGAAGCCGAAATGGCAGGAGATGAAGCTGGAATGGTCGATGCCGTTCTCCGGCGCCACCGCGATGGAGGCCAGCGTGTTGCCGGCGAGGTCGGTGTCGAGGAACAGATGGTCGCCGAAACTCTCCGTCCCGGCAGACCAGTAGGCGCCGATGTGGTTCTTGGTGAGCTGGCACGAGATCAGCGAGGAATGGTCGCGCCAGACATCCACCCCGGCGCGGAAGCCGAACACCCCTACCCGTTCGAGAACGAAGCGGGAGGTCAGGGCCACCCCGCCCATCTCCGGCGGCGGGTCGCCGGGCCGGTTGCCGGGCTTCGGCCCCTGCAGGCTGAGATGGGCGATGCGGCTGCGCTGGTAGCCGTCGTCGTCCCTCACTCTGCCATCTCGTGCCGCCTGGCGGCTGCCCGCGCGGATGCCGAAGCGGCCGGGGCCGAGATCCTCCGGCCAGGACAGCAGCGAGGCGCGCATCCCGGCGCCGACGATCTCCACCTCGTTGAAGGCCTCGTCATAGCGGTCGAGGTTGGGCAGGACGATCTCGCCGTCCAGCCGGTAATGGCCGGGCGGCACCATCACCGTCCCGCCATGGCCCGACCGCGACAGTTCCAGCACGGCGCCCTGCAGGGCCGCCCAGTCGCATTCCTGGTCGAGCGAGCGGACATGCGGATGGACGCGCCGCGCCGCCTCCAGGCTCTTGTAGCGTTCGGACAGCGGATGGCTGCGCCCGTCGCCGACGGCGCCGCGGTCGCGGATCGACAGGGCGGGGCCGGCCGACGGCAATGGAGACGGCGACGGCGATGGATCTGGGCGGGGGCGCAAGGGCTTTTCCTGTGCGGCCGACGCGGCGGCGGGAAGGGCGAGCGCCGCGGCCAGCAGCAGGCGCCTGCCGATGCGGCGGACATAGGGGGGAGGGGCCGTCATGGCGCGCGGATCCGCGCCGCCCCCGGCGGCGGATTGCCGTCGAGCCGCGCCAGGGCCGCCAGCCCGCCGCCGAGGGCGGCGCGGTAGACCTCCTCCACCCGGTCGAGATGGCGGTCCAGCGTGAAGGGGGCGCGCCAGTAATCGGCATGGGCGGTGCGGCCCATCCGCTGCACCTCGCTGTCGTGGGAGAGCAGGCGCAGGCAACGGGCGAGGTCGGCGGCATCGCCGCTGCGGAACAGGAGGCCGTTCCTGCCGGTCCGCACCGCCTCCGCCGCCGCGCAATTGTCGCTGACGATCACGGGAACGCCGTTGGCCAGCGCCTCGTAGGCGGCAAGGCCGAAGGTTTCGTACCACAGCGACGGCACCACCACGGCGCGCGCCCGCCGGACCTCCTCCAGCACCGCGCCGGGCGGCAGCCAGCCGGCGAGTTCGGCCGCCGGGTTCAGGCGGCGGACCGCCTCGGCCTCGTCGCCGTCGCCGACGAAGCGGACGGGGGTTCCGGCCAGCGCCGCCGCGTCGGCCAGCAGGGCGGCGCCCTTCTCGCGCGACAGCCGGCCGACGAACAGCACATGGCGGCTGTCCGCGACGGGGGCGGGGTCGCGGTCGCGGATTTCGTCCGGCACCTCGACCGGGTTGGGGATCGGCAGGGTGATGGTGCCGGGGGGCAGATGCGGCGCGATCACCGCGCGCTGACGGTCGCTGAGCGTCACCAGCGCCATGCCGCCGGTGAAGCCGCCGGCCAGCGCGCCCGCCGCATGACGGGCCGCCCGCCACCATTTGTGGTGCTGGGCGCGGGCGTCGCAGTCGGTGGCGAGGCAGCCGGCCGACAGCGCCCGGTGCGGGCAGTTGACGCCCTCGGGAAAGACGAAGAAGGCGCCGTTCGGACAGAGCGGGAAGTAATCGTGCAGGGTCAGCAGCACCGGCAGGCCGGAGCGGCGGCAAACCGGAAAGACACTGGGCGACAGCGCCTTGGCCCAGCCGTGGATGTGGACCACCGTGTCGTTGGCCGGGCAGCGGGCCAGCAGCCCGTCGAGCGCGCGGGCCGATTCCCGGTTCCAGATGCCGCGGATCGCCGCCTGCACGCGGTCGGCGTTGCCCTTCAGGTCGGGCTGGTCCAGGCAATGGACGGTGATGCCGTCGATCAGCAGGGCGGGGTCGATGGGCGGCACGGCGGTGAAGAAATGCACCCGGTGGCCGCGCCGCGCCAGCCCGACCGCCCCGGCGATGGCGACCTTGGCCAGTCCGCCGCCCGGGTGGGCGTGGTCGCAGAGGATGACGATGCTGCTCATGGTGGCGGGCTCATTGCAGGGCGTCACGGTAGACGGCGGCGGTGCGGGCGGCGATCACCGGCCAGTCGAAGCGGGTGCGGACCAGCGACCGGCAGGCGTCGGCGTCGGGCAGGCGGCGGACGCCGGTCAGCGCCTCCGCCAGTCCGGTGCCGATGGCGCGCGCGTCGGTTCCGGCCAGCACGAGGTCGCCGTTCAGCCCCTCCACCACCTCGGGCAGGCCGCCGACGGGGGTGACCAGCACCGGGGTGCCGGACGCCAGCGATTCCAGCGCGGTGATGCCGAAGCCCTCCAGCGCCTGCGACGGCATCACGCACAAGTCGGCGGCGCGGTAGGCCAGCGGCAGCTGCGCGTCGGGCACGAAGCCCAGCAGGCGCACATGCTCCTCCAGACCCAGCGCGCCGATACGGTTCTGCAGCGCCGCCGCTTCCGGTCCGCGGCCCGCGACCACCAGCAGCGCGTCGGGCACCCGGCGGCGCAGCTCCACCATGGCGTCGACCAGCGCGGACAGCCCCATCCGCTTCACCAGACGGCGGACCGTCAGGATCACGGGGCGCCCCTGCGGCCAGCCCAGCCGCGCCCGCGCCTGCTGCCGGCTGTCGGGCAGGTCGTAGCGGTCGGCCTCCACCCCGCCCGGCACCAGGCGGATGCGGTCGGGCGGCACGCCGTAACGCTCGGCGAGGATGGTGCCGAAGGAGCGGGACAGCACGACGAAGCGGTTGGCGCGGTGATAGACCAGCCGCTCAACCAGGAACTTCAGCCGAACCGACAGGGGGCCGGCTCCCTCGGCCGCGCTTTCCAAAGCCCATGGGCCGTGGAAGTGGACGACCAGCGGCCGGTTGCGCAGGGTGGGCAGGGCCCCCACCGTGTTCAGCGCGAAATGGGAGGCGACGAGGTCGGGGGCCTGCCGGCGCAGCGCCTCGGCGATGGCGGTGCGCGCCGCCGCCACCCGGCGCGGCAGCGAGGCGGTCGGCGGCGCGAAGCTGTCGATGCGGGCGCCGTTGTCCAGCCTGGCGGAGGTGTTGCCGAGAACCAGCCCGGAAAAGACGATGCCCTGCTGCGGCAGATGGCGTGCAAGGTGGTAGAACATGTTCTCCGCCCCGCCATGGGTTTCGGGGAACCAACCCAGGCCGAGCTGGAGAACGCTGGCCTCCCGGATCTCCGCGGGGAAGGTCAGGATTCCGTCCATTGCTTTTCCTCACGTAATTCC belongs to Azospirillum ramasamyi and includes:
- a CDS encoding glycosyltransferase family 4 protein, giving the protein MSSIVILCDHAHPGGGLAKVAIAGAVGLARRGHRVHFFTAVPPIDPALLIDGITVHCLDQPDLKGNADRVQAAIRGIWNRESARALDGLLARCPANDTVVHIHGWAKALSPSVFPVCRRSGLPVLLTLHDYFPLCPNGAFFVFPEGVNCPHRALSAGCLATDCDARAQHHKWWRAARHAAGALAGGFTGGMALVTLSDRQRAVIAPHLPPGTITLPIPNPVEVPDEIRDRDPAPVADSRHVLFVGRLSREKGAALLADAAALAGTPVRFVGDGDEAEAVRRLNPAAELAGWLPPGAVLEEVRRARAVVVPSLWYETFGLAAYEALANGVPVIVSDNCAAAEAVRTGRNGLLFRSGDAADLARCLRLLSHDSEVQRMGRTAHADYWRAPFTLDRHLDRVEEVYRAALGGGLAALARLDGNPPPGAARIRAP
- a CDS encoding DUF2190 family protein codes for the protein MTAPPPYVRRIGRRLLLAAALALPAAASAAQEKPLRPRPDPSPSPSPLPSAGPALSIRDRGAVGDGRSHPLSERYKSLEAARRVHPHVRSLDQECDWAALQGAVLELSRSGHGGTVMVPPGHYRLDGEIVLPNLDRYDEAFNEVEIVGAGMRASLLSWPEDLGPGRFGIRAGSRQAARDGRVRDDDGYQRSRIAHLSLQGPKPGNRPGDPPPEMGGVALTSRFVLERVGVFGFRAGVDVWRDHSSLISCQLTKNHIGAYWSAGTESFGDHLFLDTDLAGNTLASIAVAPENGIDHSSFISCHFGFSPYGILAEDGPPKRTFLSNNKFLDCAFEACGNGWIHGPAAEMYGNSLIGCSGSLLPRYRLPKQPATGLIVVRSLERNQFTGGTASFGDGTNDRAADIQTAAVVAASAVGNRFDDADRLIRLGRDGLAPALSVSGTCHANRFQALDCSGEFRKVGAGGVDAGNLVQRDYDRVRRLEPDRPADGVALTAASAGGVVPVATAGTAPVGKTRGAIRMGAVLRPAGTMPHRVEPAPGSAAPVGIAVTDAPAGSDSVTVDLRLEVR
- a CDS encoding glycosyltransferase family 4 protein, which encodes MDGILTFPAEIREASVLQLGLGWFPETHGGAENMFYHLARHLPQQGIVFSGLVLGNTSARLDNGARIDSFAPPTASLPRRVAAARTAIAEALRRQAPDLVASHFALNTVGALPTLRNRPLVVHFHGPWALESAAEGAGPLSVRLKFLVERLVYHRANRFVVLSRSFGTILAERYGVPPDRIRLVPGGVEADRYDLPDSRQQARARLGWPQGRPVILTVRRLVKRMGLSALVDAMVELRRRVPDALLVVAGRGPEAAALQNRIGALGLEEHVRLLGFVPDAQLPLAYRAADLCVMPSQALEGFGITALESLASGTPVLVTPVGGLPEVVEGLNGDLVLAGTDARAIGTGLAEALTGVRRLPDADACRSLVRTRFDWPVIAARTAAVYRDALQ